One part of the Halopenitus persicus genome encodes these proteins:
- a CDS encoding cob(I)yrinic acid a,c-diamide adenosyltransferase → MDSPDNDADTTDRDTPGAGVTPAAREITPAAPEEFGLVQVWWGDGKGKTTAALGMGIRAAGHGYRVHLLQFMKGGADSVEPDRGEYNAIAALPGLSYENTGHYGWHGFRDGSADDDHAAKAAGGLDRARELIDAAGDADLTEPLPLSGDPEAGVHLLILDEVLYAADRGLIDPDDVRGLIEAKPDALELVLTGSHTHPDYLADDADLITRVAKEKHPIDAGQRARKGTEF, encoded by the coding sequence GTGGATTCCCCTGACAACGACGCTGACACCACCGATCGCGACACGCCCGGCGCCGGCGTCACGCCCGCGGCCCGGGAGATCACGCCGGCCGCACCCGAGGAGTTCGGCCTCGTCCAGGTCTGGTGGGGCGACGGCAAGGGCAAGACCACCGCCGCGCTCGGGATGGGGATCAGGGCGGCCGGCCACGGCTACCGGGTCCACCTCCTGCAGTTTATGAAGGGCGGGGCCGACTCCGTCGAACCGGACCGCGGCGAGTACAACGCGATCGCCGCGCTGCCCGGCCTGTCCTACGAGAACACGGGCCATTACGGCTGGCACGGGTTCCGCGACGGCTCGGCCGACGACGACCACGCCGCGAAGGCGGCCGGCGGGCTCGATCGGGCACGGGAGCTGATCGACGCGGCGGGCGACGCCGACCTGACCGAGCCGCTCCCCCTATCGGGCGACCCTGAAGCGGGGGTTCACCTGCTGATCCTCGACGAGGTGCTGTACGCCGCCGACAGGGGACTCATCGATCCCGACGACGTCCGCGGGCTGATCGAGGCGAAGCCGGACGCCCTCGAGCTCGTGTTGACCGGGAGCCATACGCACCCCGACTACCTCGCGGACGACGCCGACCTGATCACCCGCGTCGCGAAGGAGAAACACCCGATCGACGCCGGCCAGCGGGCGCGCAAGGGAACCGAGTTCTGA
- a CDS encoding cobyric acid synthase, producing the protein MTGDPRDARTLLVAGTASHVGKSTVAAGLCRLLADRGVAVAPFKAQNMSNNARAVPRAPGSGFGEIGVSQYTQARAARIRPTTDHNPVLLKPRGDGESQVVVNGTAVADAPPREYYADHWDDARAAVAEAHARLAADSDVIVAEGAGSIAEINLHDRDLANVETARLADADVLLVADIERGGVFASLVGTLELLPADLRDRVVGAVITKFRGDRSLLDPGIEAFEDRTGVPVRGVIPFDDPGLPAEDSVDLPAPDARQPTVRGADDGVSSADAVTIAVPRLPRISNFTDLEPLAAEPGVRVRYLPVADRRDDAREAATPLADADAVVLPGTKNTVDDLIALRESGLAAAIREFEGPIVGLCGGYQLLGERILNAGIEGTDAESTLEGLSLLPVETVFSREKRVVETELRIDGVGPLTGVSGTVGGYEIHMGETRPASRAATVTANSIATDRQTTADPDSTPDGDPRLRTPFSPSDEGAAEPGDGRSGVELGAAFGGRSGVVGTYLHGIFEDPGVRRAFLRNVAAYANVPTDRFDRDPAGESSPYDAAADLLREHVSVDGLVTDR; encoded by the coding sequence ATGACGGGGGATCCCCGCGACGCGCGCACGCTGCTGGTCGCCGGCACCGCGAGCCACGTCGGCAAGAGCACGGTCGCCGCCGGGCTGTGCCGGTTGCTCGCCGATCGGGGCGTCGCGGTCGCGCCGTTCAAGGCGCAGAACATGTCGAACAACGCCCGTGCGGTTCCGCGCGCGCCCGGATCCGGATTCGGCGAGATCGGCGTCTCACAGTACACACAGGCGCGCGCAGCCCGCATCCGGCCGACGACGGACCACAACCCCGTGTTGCTCAAGCCCCGCGGCGACGGCGAGTCGCAGGTCGTCGTGAACGGGACCGCGGTCGCCGACGCACCACCCCGTGAGTACTACGCGGACCACTGGGACGACGCCCGAGCGGCGGTCGCGGAGGCCCACGCGCGTCTCGCGGCCGATTCGGACGTGATCGTCGCCGAGGGAGCGGGCTCGATCGCGGAGATCAACCTCCACGATCGCGACCTGGCGAACGTCGAGACGGCCCGTCTCGCCGACGCGGACGTCCTCCTCGTGGCCGACATCGAACGCGGCGGCGTCTTCGCCTCGCTCGTGGGAACCCTCGAACTGCTGCCGGCGGACCTCCGCGACCGGGTCGTCGGCGCCGTGATAACCAAGTTCCGCGGGGATCGCTCCCTGCTCGATCCCGGAATCGAGGCGTTCGAGGACCGGACGGGCGTCCCGGTCCGCGGCGTCATCCCCTTCGACGATCCGGGGCTGCCGGCGGAGGACAGCGTCGACCTCCCGGCCCCGGACGCCCGGCAGCCGACGGTCCGCGGGGCCGACGACGGCGTTTCCTCGGCCGACGCCGTCACGATCGCCGTCCCGCGGCTACCGCGGATCTCCAATTTCACCGATCTGGAACCGCTCGCAGCCGAACCGGGCGTTCGCGTCCGGTATCTCCCGGTCGCGGACCGACGGGATGACGCCCGCGAAGCGGCCACGCCGCTCGCGGATGCCGATGCGGTCGTGCTTCCGGGGACGAAGAACACCGTCGACGACCTGATCGCCCTCCGGGAGTCCGGACTCGCCGCCGCGATCCGCGAGTTCGAGGGGCCGATCGTCGGCCTCTGTGGCGGGTACCAGCTGCTCGGCGAGCGGATCCTGAACGCCGGGATCGAGGGGACCGACGCCGAATCGACCCTCGAGGGACTCAGCCTGTTACCGGTCGAGACGGTCTTCTCCCGCGAGAAGCGCGTCGTCGAGACGGAACTCCGGATCGATGGCGTCGGGCCGCTTACGGGCGTGAGCGGGACGGTCGGCGGGTACGAGATCCATATGGGTGAGACGCGCCCTGCGTCACGTGCCGCGACAGTGACGGCTAACTCCATCGCGACCGACCGGCAGACGACGGCCGATCCCGACTCGACTCCCGACGGTGATCCGCGGCTTCGAACGCCGTTCTCCCCGTCCGACGAGGGGGCGGCTGAACCCGGCGACGGCCGCTCGGGCGTCGAGCTCGGCGCCGCGTTCGGCGGGCGGTCGGGCGTCGTCGGAACCTATCTCCACGGGATCTTCGAGGATCCCGGCGTACGGCGGGCGTTCCTCCGCAACGTCGCGGCGTACGCGAACGTTCCAACCGATCGATTCGACCGGGACCCCGCCGGGGAATCGTCGCCGTACGATGCCGCCGCGGACCTCCTTCGCGAGCACGTCTCCGTCGA
- a CDS encoding DUF7385 family protein — MSSETGDEDRADGTDGGLTEDELRELTDGLVKHSSGGGTTVYKNAAGVGCPNPNCDRGIFRTLFVSDTGWQELGATREGVHLCLTATDEKRLVFIHEE; from the coding sequence ATGTCATCCGAGACCGGCGACGAGGACCGTGCCGATGGGACGGACGGCGGACTGACCGAGGACGAACTCCGGGAGCTCACCGACGGGCTGGTGAAGCACTCCTCCGGCGGCGGCACGACGGTGTACAAGAACGCGGCCGGCGTCGGCTGCCCGAACCCGAACTGCGACCGCGGGATCTTCCGGACGCTGTTCGTCAGCGACACCGGATGGCAGGAGCTCGGCGCGACCCGGGAGGGCGTGCACCTCTGTTTAACCGCGACCGACGAGAAGCGTCTCGTCTTCATCCACGAGGAGTGA